The Arachis ipaensis cultivar K30076 chromosome B03, Araip1.1, whole genome shotgun sequence region AGAAATTTGTGGCAACGATTCTGAGATTTGTGGAGTGGGAGAGTTTTGTGTTGATTTAGAGAAGAGGGAAGTGTAAGGGAATTGTGTTTCATCAAAGACAACATCCCGAGACACAAAGATGCGGCCATTTTGGTTCATGCATTTGTAACCTTTTTGAGTTGTGCTGTAACCAAGGAAGATGCAGGGCTGTGATCTGGGTTCAAGCTTGTTGTGGTTGTAAGGCCTAAGATAAGGAAAGCAAAGGCACCCAAAAACACGAAAGAAGGCATAGTCAGGTTCTTGATGGTACAAAATTTCATAAGGAGAGTTGTTACCTGTAACCTGGGAAGGCATTCGATTTATTAAGTATACAGATGTAGAAAAGGCTTCATCCCAAAAATGGAGAGGGAGAGAAGCTGTTGCTAGGAGAGCAAGTCCAGTCCCCACAACATGGCAATGCTTTCTTTCAGCAATCCCATTCTGTTGTTGAGTATGTGGGCAGGTAGTTCTATGAACAATCCCTTCATGAGCTAAATATTCTTGAAAGGCTCGTGACATATACTTAGTACCATTGTCAATTTGGAAAGCCTTAATGGTATAACCCAATTGATTTTCCATCCAAGATTTATATTGCTTAAACACTGAAAAAACTTGTGACTTATTTGTGAGAAGAAAAATACTAGTATGGCGAGAAAAGACATCAATAAATGATACATAATACCGAAAACCATGCAAAGAAGTGATGGAAGCTGGTCCCCATACATCCGACACAATTAGAGATAGAGGAGTATAATAAGCATGCATAGATGGAGTATATGGAAGTTTATGCGATTTGGCCATGCAACAAGAGGAGCATACAGAATCTGAAGTAGAAATTTTATTCACTGGTAAATTGTACTTATTTACAATTCTTTGTACAATAGGGATGGTGGGATGTCCAAAACGTTTATGGTAAACATCCAATGAAACACACTTTGCAAACAAGACTGAAGGTGATTTATAAGAGGATTGTACAGCTCTAGGTATGAAAACTTTCTCAAATTTATACATTTCTCTCTCACCCTTGCCTTGATCCAGGTGATCTTCAAGTTCTTGCCCGCAGATTGAAAGGGTTGCAAGATGTCTCCAGGTCAAGAAGTTGGTTTCACTCAATTTCTCTGCTAGTGGAATGTTAAATGGTTTATCCTTGGAATTTGATGAAGTAGAAGCTGCTGGTGTTGATTTAGCAGCATCATCATCATTGGTTTGAATATTTTCAAGTTGAGCCATGGATCTTGTGTGCTCTTGATACCATAAAGGAATATAAACTTGACCAGAGAGAGCAGAAAGAAGAGAGGAAAATGAAAACTGATATGATTGTTTTGAATGATTATTGAAAATGTATATAATTGTTTCTTTACACTGAGATTCCAAATATATATCCTACACTTGTATACAAGACTTTTCATAACAGATTCttgataactaatttttttaCATGTGACACTCTAATAATAGAAAATAGagtgatttttttaatttaatttcaagggcaatttacataaataaattgtttGTCCTTCAAATTTATGCAATTGTATTCTTTCAAACATGAAGATGTAAATACATTGTTTTATATATCTATAGAAACTGCTACTGGCAATAGCGGTTTACGAAAAAACATAATCCGCTATAGCCAGCCGCGGATTACATGCAAATGGGGAAACACAGAAACCGCTAGAGGCTGTCGCAGTTTCTGTTTATTGATACTTGGCCATAAACCGCTATTGGCAGTAGCGATTTATGTGTGTGGGGAAGTGTGCATAAACCGCTGGAGGTAGTAGCGATTTAGTTGAACAAGATATTTGCTATTTCTGTACTATTTCGGTGTCAACTTATATGTGATGATTTTTTCATATCTTGTCTTCGTGTACATGGGCACGCGGAGTAGTCTCAGCAAGATCGAATTTTGATAATAAAACATCATATAAGATTATTATCAAAATTCGATCTTGCTAAGACTACTCCGCATGCCCATGTATATGAAGACAAGATATGAAAAAATCATCACATATAAGTTGACACCGAATTAGTACAGAAACAGTAAATATCTTGTTCAACGTAAACTGCTACTACCTCCAGCGGTTTATGCACACTTTCTCACACACATAAATCGCTGGCCAAGCATCAATAAACAGAAACCGCGACAGCCTTTAGCAGTTTCTGTGTTTCGCCATTTGCATGTAATCTGCGACTGGCTATAGCGGATTATGTGTTttcgtaaaccgctactgccagtagcggtttctaTAGATATATGAAATAATGTATTTGCGTCTTCATGTTTGAAAGAATGCAATTGTGTAAATTTGAAGGGCaaacaatttatttatgtaaattgcccAAATTCCAAcctatctttttttttctatttacaatttatcttttctattcaatttcaattcttgtcttatttatctttcttttttttcttatcacTCTCAGAAAAAAATGGTATGAACTTTTTGTATTGacagataataaaaaaaatacatggttaagaaaaataaaaattaaaatgaaaataatgttAACCATTAGAAAATCAATTTGAGTTAGAATATTAGTGCAATGGaagttgaaattaaaattttaaagtatAGAGCAatgttttttaatattttagaaGATTAGCGTAATGGAAGTATCGAGTGGTCCGCCAGTACGGGTATACACAGTCCTCCCTTCTGTCAGCACAGGGCATCCCTCTTGACTAGCATTGTTACAGTCTTCAGGGAGTACAGTGCCATGATTGGAGCACGATACTTGAAGAGTGGATTCAGTAGTGGGGGAGCGGTCGCAACAGTCGGTTGCGAGATAGGAATTTGCAATCGATCGCCGACTTTAGCCCGTCTGCCAAATACCGTTGGTACATCGATTCATTCGGGATGTACTTGAGGTTGTCGGAGTTCATTCCTCAGCAGCCACCCCAGCAGCCACCAACCCCAGCAGCCACCCCGACAGCCATATGCAGTGTTTCAGTCATTTCCTTATTATCGCCTGTCACTACCTCAGCCACCACATCCCAACCATCATAGCCAGGACAGCCACCAATGCCACCACAGCCATCACAGTCAGCACAGCCAGCACAGCCATCACAGCCAGCACAGCCACCACAGTCATCCACTAGAGCCACCACAGCCCCATCACAAACATGTCCATCAGAGATTTGAGTTTGCAGACTTTCGCGCACTTACACCATAAGTTGAGCTGTATATGGATGATGCGATCATCCGTAGTTTCCTTGCTGGTGCTGCTCCTATTGAGGATGTCTTCGATGCATCGCCACCGCAGGAATCGCCGCACTCACACCGGGCATCAGTGGACGGATCCGCTCGTCGCAGCTATTGTACTCCCACACCCGATAGTCGAGCAAATGGTTGCATCGATCCGCATCTTGAGATTGATTTGGGTCGTATGGATGTGCCACCACAACCCTCGAGAGCTATTGACTTAAATGTGCCGACACCGCAGGAGGTTGTCGACGAGTATATCCCTGGTCCTTCAGCTCCGCCAGCTGCAAGTGGGTCAGGTCCAGTAGAGGGACATGGAGTTGGTCACCAGTACAACCTACGAACAGATGTCTGTCCACCGAACAGGTTTACTCCGTCAACTGTTGACAAGATTGTGAACAAGACAATGGGATTTTTCAAGAAGAAGCCGTGACTTGATTAGTTGTATTAGTTGTATGCATCTTCAGTTGAGTCAAATTTAGTCTATATAATCTTTGTATTAGTTGTAAGCGTCTTCAATTGAGTCAAACTTAGTCTATCTAATCTTTGTATTTGTTGTATGCGTCTTCAGTTGAGTCGAACTTAATATTATCTACTCAGTATTATCATTCGAAGATTCAATATTTGAAATTTCTATTAGTTGTAATTAACTTAATTGGTACATTAACTTAGAAATACATTGGCTTGGAAATGCGTAAACTTAGAAATACATTAACTTTGAAATACATTCACCTTATGAACCACCACTACCACCAACCCCACTCGGTCCAGCACGTTGAGGACATCTACTATGACTATGACCCTGCCTCCCGCAAAGACGGCATACCTGTGGCCCACGCATTTTCCGTGAATCCATTTCATTCAAATAACGAGTTGATTTGGGATGACCTTTTAATGTTCGTCTCAGGGCAGGATTTGCGATCATCGTTGGTCCCTGGTAATCAGTCCACGTCGCCGTGTCGCCCACGGGGACAAACTCAATTTTATAGATCTTGCAAATTTGCGATATCTTGTACACATTACTGACATACACCTGCCAATCGAGGCGCTGGTTAGCACAACACGCAATCACATGGCGACATGGAAGTCGCTCCACCTGAAAATGCCCACAGTCGCATTTTCGTCGTGCAAGATTAACTACTAACACTCGTCCACTTGACATTTCACGCACCTCAAATACCTCGTTTCTTCGATCAAATCGGTGCACGATTTTGTTTCCTACACGCTGCATATTTGCCTCTATCCGCTAAGTGGCAAACTCAGAATAAGTAAATCCAGCACGCTTGCGCTGGTAAGTCTCGGAACTCTTCTACGTAAACAGCTCGTTTAACCGATAATATGTTGCTCGGACGAGCGCCAAGACAGGCAGATTTCTGGCACCCTTCAACACAGAATTAATGCACTCCACAAGATTTGTCGTCATGTGACCCCATCGATGTCCCTCGTCAAATGCCAACACCCGTTGAGGTAGCTCGATATTGTCGCACCAACAGGCATATGCCTCGCCTCGTTCTTGAAACCTCTTGTAATTGACATTGTACTCCTCCACCGTCTTTGAATACCCAATGTTGACTACAAACTTTTGCAAATATCGGACCTTGAATTCTCTTAAGAAGTTGCTACCAATGTGCCAAATACAAAACATGCACTATGCTCTCAGAGGTTTCCAATCTCCTCCATTACGATTTACTGCTGCCCGGATTGACTCATGATGATCCGAGATTATACCCACACCATCTCTTCTTACAACATGCCTTCGTAAATTACTAAGAAAAAAGTGTCACGCATCAGCGGTCTCACCCTCTACAATGGCAAAGGCAATGGGCACGATGTTTTAATTCTCGTCTTGTGCAACTGCAACCAAAAGGTAACCTTTATATTTTCCATATAGGTGGATCCCGTCAACTTGAACCAGCGGCTTGCAATATTTGAAGTCTCTAGTGCATGGATTAAAACTCCAGAATAGCCGATGAAGTATTCTAACACCCGCCACCTCTTCACTCCCATTATACACGGGTCGTGTTTCTATTTGGACTTGTGAACCAGGCATCTTTTGAACCATTACCGAGAACCACAATGGCAGAGCTTCGTAAGATTCTTCTCATCCACCGAAAACTTTTGCTATCgacttctgctttgccaaccaaccCTTTTGGTAACTAATAGTGTAGTTGAATCTTGTCTGGACTTCCAAAATTATAAATTTCACAAAGCCCGTACTGTAGTTTCGCAAATGTTATAGTACACAGAACCACAAACAAATATGTACTCTCACAAGCAAAGCTCACGCCCTCATATATATTACGTAAAATCTCACCGTTGTGGTAAACCACTATATTTGCAGTGCCATCAATGACACAACAGAGAAAAATACCTCGCAGAGGACTCGCCTCCTCTCTTTTAACGCAGTAAAATGGTAATGAGCTCCGACTTTTGTAGGTAGAGGACTCACCTCGCAGGTTCCGTGTTGCAAAGTGATCTAATCCACGTCTGCCACGTGTCAATCATGCAGGGTGCGTGTTGCACCGATCTGCTCCACGTGTCCATCTCGCATGCTGCTTGCTGAGTCAGCACGCTACCTGCGTGTTGTACTGCACTCTCTGTAACACCCACCCATATGTATATACGCTAAAATGCTCCATTTCCAGgcattattcaattatttttttcatattgAAATTATTTAGCCAAAATATCACATCTTTACAtttatcttaaaaattaaaagttaaaacttaaaagtaaatGGTATTAGTATTTGTTCTTGCGGTGACAACGTGATTATTGATTTATTAAATTTTCTATTTCTTAATAAATGCATGTCAGAATCAAAAGGTCGCAAGACATATAAAAAAAGAATGACAACAATGATGAATATTTGTAAGTGGAACAGTTATTTAATTCTCTCACGATCAGTAGTTATTTAACTCTTTTGTGGGTAAATGGcttttttaataaaacaaaattatattATTACTATTTTGTCCATAAATTTAGTTCATAAAATGAATTATTCGAAGACAAATGATATCTATAAAATTTGGACACCAAACTCTGGCATTCGCTTTAATATTGGTAtataaaagttaaaagttaaaacttaaaagtaaatGGTATTAGTATttttgaacaaaattaaaataaaaagataaaaaaactaCTGAAAAGGATAATATTAAGTttgagttatgctacgtgtacactaaaattagccaccaaagtcagccaccagtataaaatacatgttagaatataaatacacattgaaaataaattaaactacacatgtatttatacacaaatacattggtggttgattttagtggctgattttagtatacaaatagcatttttgattAAATTTTATGTTCTTTTGTACTAGAATATTACAATTTATTAGATTATTATATCATCTTTGTACTAtagaataaaaagtaaaattctaTATCTTCTTGTTGTtacttattttactttatttttattacagtttattatattattatattatttttgtaccATATAACAAAAAGTAGAATTTTATATCTTCTTGTTATtacttattttactttattttggctATCTAAATTAGCCTGTATAATATTGTGAAGGTTGAAACGGTTAAAAAACATATAATAGAAAATTTAGATATTTATTGTGTTATCAGGTTATTTAAAAAAACTAATTAATAGATGTTATTATCCTACCACGTCTTTAATGTTATATGTCAATCTAATATTCAgtacaaaaaataatattaaccaaCATAGAActgattaaaattttaaaatataattagcAAAATATCCATGAAAATTTTTTCACTTTATTATTGATAGGTACAGATTTTGTTGCATCTTAAATGCCAATCAAATAATCAAAATTATATGTCaaacaaataatattaaattaattaatttttttgcaatataaattatttattttaataaatgtcAAAAGTCAAAACTCTACCTGTTAATAGTTTAGAAAATAAACATATCAATATTTTAACAAATCATTAGTAGTTGCAAATTTTTTTTGCGTCTTTTTTTATGTCAAtcaaataagaatttaattttgatatcctattagtataaaataattttacacattCATCTAATTACACAACgtcattaaaattaaactcatcaAATAATCAGGGCTATATATCAAACAAATAATATTGTGGAATACAAAATTACTAAATTTTTTGTtgtataatttatttaatttaatttaaaaataaatatttatgtactcaaattttaattataatacttTACATaatcaattatttaaaaaattaaaaaaataatatcattaAATACAAAacagttttaaaaaaaatgaaattttaaaaGGTAAATATTAATGtactcaaattaaaaaaaaatattctacataattaataatttaaaaaaatttaaaaataattttatcttGTACAAaaccatttaaaaaaataattttatcttGGCAATGGAATTAGCCTAGAAATTGTATAGCTCTCTTGTCGAATCATCTCCCGATAATTTGCACGCCTTCTAGCTAGGTGATGTTGCATTTGTTCTTACGGTGATAACGTGATTATTGATTTATTAAATTCTCTATTTCTTAACAAATGCATGTCATAATCAAAAAGTAGCAAGACGCATAAAAGAAGAATGACAACGTGGAGCAGTTATTTAATTCTCTCACAGAATCAGTAGTTATTTAACTCTTTTTGGATAAatgacttttttttaataaaaaaacaaaattatattATTACTATTTTGTTCATAAAT contains the following coding sequences:
- the LOC107632732 gene encoding uncharacterized protein LOC107632732; translated protein: MQRVGNKIVHRFDRRNEVFEVREMSSGRVLVVNLARRKCDCGHFQVERLPCRHVIACCANQRLDWQVYVSNVYKISQICKIYKIEFVPVGDTATWTDYQGPTMIANPALRRTLKGHPKSTRYLNEMDSRKMRGPQVCRLCGRQGHSHSRCPQRAGPSGVGGSGGS